A window of the Lolium perenne isolate Kyuss_39 chromosome 7, Kyuss_2.0, whole genome shotgun sequence genome harbors these coding sequences:
- the LOC139834044 gene encoding uncharacterized protein, translating into MVTPQDATDAPSQAKVPAPTTALTAGKGRASAPPAYDQFEPDSQPDSPHESQHEKALDIDQAPIDTFIAELDADAVSPYKPPAGHILKKKLFLSQETPEQEDTTAFTAPPRVGLTPRTLLGATTEGMKQNAAPASCSKKKGRKRKKSGDVAASKIVVNDKLPTPWRKLHHLGEPMLPAHYVNKLTPDMRSVHDAILTKEKLLLQDRNPSYPILIAKVPTGFGFVNTYPADLIFIRYEDIFRLLHMQQLDRSLVRLISLSMAHDIAMENTTHIAIMDPYYMTPTVAQTEQAFLANYIKNFLVLNKDKSCFVIPYFRDFKYCTLLLFYPYHSDVTYLDSGLDKEKDFTDLKSTLDKALNGFIAEAEYAASRLTTDYDVLPNGGRPLKEQTFDTSKNSKEVQIHPTDPKKTTTITTNMDSA; encoded by the exons atggtcactcctcaggATGCAACGGATGCCCCGAGCCAAGCGAAGGTCCCAGCTCCAACGACTGCTTTGACGGCAGGCAAAGGCAGGGCCAGTGCTCCACCGGCTTATGATCAATTTGAGCCCGATAGTCAGCCCGATAGTCCGCACGAGAGTCAGCACGAGAAGgcgttggacatcgatcaagctccCATTGATACGTTCATCGCCGAGCTCGACGCCGACGCggtttctccttacaagccacccgccgGTCATATcctaaagaagaagttgttcctttcacaagaaacGCCCGAGCAGGAGGACActaccgccttcaccgctccgccccgagttgggcttaccccgaggacactccttggtgcgaccacggaAGGTATGAAACAAAACGCCGCTCCGGccagttgcagtaagaagaaggGCAGGAAGCGGAAGAAGTCGGGAGATGTTGCGGCAAGCAAGATagtggttaatgacaagttgccgaccccgtggaggaagTTGCATCACTTAGGCGAGCCGATGCTGCCGGCACACTATGTCAACAAGTTGACGCCGGATATGAGGAGCGTGCATGATGCTATTCTAACAAAGGAGAAGCTACTTCTTCAAGATAGAAATCCATCGTACCCGATTTTGATCGCCAAGGTGCCCACTGGCTTTGGCTTTGTCAAcacataccctgcggacttgatATTCATTCGGTACGAAGACATCTTCAGGCTCTTGCACATGCAACAGCTAGACCGAAGCTTGGTCCGCCTCAtatcgctcagcatggcgcacgatatcgccatggagaacacaacgcacatcgctatcatggacccctACTACATGACTCCAACTGTCGCCCAGACCGAACAAGCGTTTCTCGCCAACTATATCAAGAatttcttggtgttaaacaaggataagaGTTGCTTTGTcataccatatttccgcga TTTCAAGTAttgcaccctcctcctcttttACCCGTATCATTCCGATGTCACTTATCTCGACTCCGGGCTTGATAAGGAGAAAgacttcaccgaccttaagtctacacttgataaagccctcaACGGCTTCATAGCTGAG gctgaGTATGCAGCTTCTAGACTCACCACCGACTACGACGTGCTACCCAACGGAGGAAGGCCGCTCAAGGAGCAAACCTTCGACACCTCTAAGAattccaaggaagtgcagattcacccgacggatccTAAGAAGACGACAACTATCACAACAaacatggatagcgcatag